Proteins encoded in a region of the Ursus arctos isolate Adak ecotype North America unplaced genomic scaffold, UrsArc2.0 scaffold_2, whole genome shotgun sequence genome:
- the LOC123001959 gene encoding endothelial differentiation-related factor 1-like, which produces MAKSNWDTVTVLCKKGTKSKQAILAALGRGEDMETSKKWAAGQNKQHLTGKTTAKLDWETKELHHHWVTLEVVTKINKKPWVIMDYKSGQAILKNQVLGKIKRAWPQAPGEGYWEAN; this is translated from the exons ATGGCCAAGAGCAACTGGGACACGGTGACAGTGCTTTGCAAGAAGGGCACCAAATCCAAGCAAGCCATCTTAGCAGCTCTGGGACGAGGAGAAGATATGGAGACTTCCAAGAAATGGGCTGCTGGCCAGAACAAACAGCATTTGACTGGCAAGACCACAGCCAAGCTGGACTGGGAGACTAAGGAGCTGCACCACCACTGGGTGACCCTGGAGGTAG TGACGAAAATCAACAAAAAGCCGTGGGTCATAATGGACTACAAGAGTGGACAGGCCATTCTTAAAAACCAGGTTCTGGGCAAAATCAAGAGAGCTTGGCCTCAAGCTCCAGGGGAAGGATATTGGGAAGCCAATTGA